The following proteins are encoded in a genomic region of Vicugna pacos chromosome 16, VicPac4, whole genome shotgun sequence:
- the LOC102530841 gene encoding small ribosomal subunit protein uS2-like, translating into MSGALDVLQMKEEDVLKFLAAGTRLGGTNLDFQMEQYIYRRKSDGVYIINLKRTWEKLLLAARAIVAIENPADVSVIASRNTGQRAVLKFAAATGAIPIAGRFTPGTFTNQIQAAFREPRLLVVTDPRADHQPLPEASYVNLPTIALCNTDSPLHYVDIAIPCNNKGAHSVGLMLWMLAWEVLCMHGTISREHPWEVMPDLYYRDPEEVEKEEQAAAEKSVTKEEFQGEWTAPAPEFTATQPEVADWSKGLQVPSVPIQQFPAEDWSAQPATEDWSAAPTAQATEWVATTTEWS; encoded by the coding sequence ATGTCCGGAGCCCTTGATGTCCTGCaaatgaaggaggaggatgtCCTCAAATTCCTTGCAGCAGGAACCCGCTTAGGTGGCACCAACCTTGACTTCCAAATGGAGCAGTACATCTACAGAAGGAAAAGTGATGGCGTCTACATCATAAATCTGAAAAGAACCTGGGAGAAGCTTCTGTTGGCAGCTCGGGCCATTGTTGCCATTGAAAACCCAGCTGATGTCAGTGTCATAGCCTCCAGGAATACTGGGCAGCGAGCTGTGCTGAAGTTTGCTGCTGCCACTGGAGCCATACCTATTGCTGGCCGCTTCACGCCTGGAACCTTCACTAACCAGATCCAGGCAGCTTTCCGGGAGCCGAGACTTCTGGTGGTTACCGATCCCAGGGCTGACCACCAGCCTCTCCCTGAGGCATCTTACGTTAACCTGCCTACCATTGCCCTGTGTAACACGGACTCCCCTCTGCACTATGTGGACATTGCCATCCCGTGCAACAACAAGGGAGCTCACTCAGTGGGTCTGATGTTGTGGATGCTTGCCTGGGAGGTTTTGTGCATGCACGGCACCATCTCCCGGGAACACCCGTGGGAGGTCATGCCTGATCTCTACTACAGAGATCCTGAAGAGGTTGAAAAGGAAGAGCAGGCTGCAGCTGAAAAGTCCGTGACCAAGGAAGAATTTCAGGGTGAATGGACGGCTCCCGCTCCCGAGTTCACTGCTACTCAGCCTGAGGTGGCGGACTGGTCCAAAGGCCTGCAGGTGCCCTCTGTGCCTATTCAGCAGTTCCCTGCTGAAGACTGGAGTGCTCAGCCTGCCACTGAAGACTGGtctgcagctcccactgctcaggCCACCGAATGGGTTGCAACAACCACAGAGTGGTCGTAA